The Plasmodium relictum strain SGS1 genome assembly, chromosome: 9 genome window below encodes:
- the ASF1 gene encoding alternative splicing factor ASF-1, putative, with translation MKKVSNGSRLYVGNIPGSATKQEIIKIFEEHGKISDIDIKYNRNSNGTNYAFIEYENPKSAEKTILKRNGKKFKGYMLKVEYSIEKKNKEANDFNRSQYRVVVKNLPKVLKWKSIKEFLSKAGKLIYTHAENGITIAEYEDKESMLKAVNTLDRIIYNSKKKMYVRVLKDIPYDESDIDDNIEYNFSPFNKNDNLNKKFNFFSSSTSAKVNNYNDIIDDNSNNNSNNNNATIKKNKQNCGYSTNKNVKYESFKEKN, from the coding sequence atgaaaaaagtgaGCAATGGGAGCAGATTATATGTAGGAAATATACCTGGTTCTGCAACAAAACaggaaataattaaaatttttgaagAACATGGAAAAATATCAGATAttgatataaaatataacagAAATAGTAATGGGACAAACTATGCATTTATTGAATATGAAAATCCCAAAAGTGCTGAGAAAACAATTTTGAAAAGAAATGGAAAGAAGTTTAAAGGATATATGTTAAAAGTTGAGTATAGcattgaaaaaaagaataaagagGCAAACGATTTCAATAGATCTCAATACAGAGTTGTTGTAAAAAATTTACCCAAAGTTTTAAAATGGAAAtcaataaaagaatttttatcaaaagCAGGTAAACTTATTTATACACATGCTGAGAATGGTATAACAATAGCAGAATATGAAGACAAGGAAAGTATGCTAAAAGCCGTTAACACATTAGATAGAATAATTTAcaattccaaaaaaaaaatgtatgtaAGAGTTCTTAAAGACATACCTTATGATGAATCAGACATTGATGATAATAtagaatataatttttctccttttaacaaaaatgataacttaaataaaaaatttaattttttttcatctagTACTTCAGCAAAAGTTAATAATTACAATGATATAATAGatgataatagtaataataacagtaacaataataatgcaacaattaaaaaaaataaacaaaattgtGGATACagtacaaataaaaatgtaaagtATGAATCTTTTAAAGAAAAGAATTAA
- the PGM1 gene encoding phosphoglycerate mutase, putative — protein sequence MVYTLVLLRHGESTWNKENKFTGWTDVPLSEKGEEEAIAAGNYLKEKNFKFDVVYTSVLKRAIHTTWNVLKTADLLHVPVIKTWRLNERHYGSLQGLNKSETAKKYGEEQVKIWRRSYDIPPPKLDKEDSRWPGHNVVYKSIPKDALPLTECLKDTVERVLPFWFDHIAPDILANKKVLVSAHGNSLRGLVKHLDNLSEADVLELNIPTGVPLVYELDENLKPIKHYYLLDSEELKKKMDEVANQGKAK from the exons atggtATATACTCTAGTTCTTTTAAGACATG GTGAAAGCACATGGAATAAGGAAAACAAATTCACAGGGTGGACTGATGTTCCATTAAGTGAAAAGGGAGAAGAAGAAGCTAT aGCAGCTGGTAATTatctaaaagaaaaaaattttaaatttgatGTTGTTTATACCTCTGTATTAAAAAGAGCTATTCATACAACATGGAATGTTTTAAAAACTGCTGACCTTTTACATGTACCTGTCATAAAAACTTGGAGGTTAAATGAGAGACATTATGGATCTCTTCAGGGTTTAAATAAATCTGAAACAGCCAAAAAATATGGAGAAGAACAAGTTAAAATATGGAGAAGATCATATGATATTCCTCCACCAAAATTAGATAAAGAAGATAGTAGATGGCCAGGACATAATGTTGTTTACAAAAGTATACCAAAAGATGCCTTACCTCTAACTGAATGTTTAAAAGATACAGTTGAAAGAGTTTTGCCATTTTGGTTTGATCATATTGCACCTGACATTTTagcaaataaaaaagttcTTGTTTCTGCACACGGAAATAGTTTAAGAGGACTAGTAAAACATTTAGATAATTTAAGCGAAGCTGATGTATTAGAACTAAACATCCCTACTGGAGTACCTTTAGTTTACGAATTAGATGAAAACTTAAAGCCAATAAAACATTACTATTTATTAGATAgtgaagaattaaaaaagaaaatggaCGAAGTTGCTAACCAAGGAAAagcaaaataa
- a CDS encoding metal ion channel-Mg2+, Co2+ and Ni2+, putative yields MIEWTYIKKYKKTIINPIYLRSKTYIPQGFLSKYTTVKNENKIYSKKNFNNILMQNLKITEDEKIVCEKVYCSKYNLPYILKIPFSDLRLIDTYNNNHNPTILVRKNVIMLRTGFISCIIRFNELWLFEPNNPLVIKAINLIKENFKKKWNLKIEECTDYIRNYSKGKCDDNLEDKKNDEKEDINYLNVKNNFYRYNANNIFEFLCLDICMQLSIKEYENDIDKINGKIREKIQLQRKEENNEINMLTNKLLRDMMKIKNNLQKLSNLLNALRSNIEKILKDNNDMKNMYLTFLHNNKYINQLKDYSDLEILLETHLQLTDELYGELENIEEKITHYEELMRLNLDYNRNKFILLNVKISFATLFCSICSVITSLFGMNLKNFIENNDYAFFIVSIFISFWSLIGIYFTKNINTLLKFFDKYKIK; encoded by the exons ATGATAGAGTggacatatataaaaaaatataaaaaaacaattattaATCCAATATACTTAAGATCAAAAACATACATTCCCCAAGGgtttttatcaaaatatactactgtaaaaaatgaaaataaaatttactcaaaaaagaattttaataatatattaatgcaaaatttaaaaattacagAAGACGAGAAAATAGTATGTGAAAAAGTTTATTGttctaaatataatttacCTTACATATTaa AAATACCTTTTAGTGATTTAAGATTAATTGACACATATAACAATAATCACAATCCAACTATATTAGTAAGAAAAAATGTGATTATGTTAAGAACTGGCTTTATAAGTTGTATCATTCGATTTAATGAATTATGGTTATTTGAACCAAATAATCCTTTAGTGATAAAAgcaataaatttaattaaagagaactttaaaaaaaaatggaatttaaaaattgaagAGTGCACAGATTATATAAGAAATTATTCTAAAGGAAAATGTGATGATAATttagaagataaaaaaaatgatgaaaaagaagatataaattatttgaatgtaaaaaataacttttataGATATAATGCAAACaatatttttgaatttttatgtttagaCATATGTATGCAACTATCTATAAAAGAGTATGAAAACGatatagataaaattaatggAAAAATTCGAGAAAAAATACAACTACAaagaaaagaagaaaataatgaaataaatatgctaacaaacaaattattaagagatatgatgaaaattaaaaacaatttaCAGAAATTATCCAATTTATTAAATGCTCTTCGTAGTAATAtcgaaaaaatattaaaagataataatgatatgAAGAATATGTATTTAACCTTTTtgcataataataaatatataaatcaaTTAAAAGATTATAGTGATTTAGAAATATTACTTGAAACTCATTTACAATTAACAGACGAATTATATGGGGAATTAGAAaatattgaagaaaaaattacaCATTATGAAGAATTAATGAGATTAAATTTAGattataatagaaataaatttattttattaaatgtaaaaatttcttttgcAACTTTATTCTGTTCTATATGCTCGGTTATTACGAGTTTATTTGgtatgaatttaaaaaattttattgagAATAATGATTATGCTTTTTTTATcgtttctatttttatttctttttggTCATTAATAGGAATATATTTCACTAAGAATATAAATACActactaaaattttttgataaatataaaataaaataa
- a CDS encoding tRNA nucleotidyltransferase, putative, translating to MNFFLLFYLLLIKIVTSIKGNISFKEYLNKAIYKNEIMIKKKKFFNCAKQLFYIKEKYRNNYKFKTKNKNIVYYNYSKIKMYENIYLNYLKNYIVDEKEIIPKKEKEDKSNEERCDNTKEIEILISKTIRKEEEDLFEFLSNVNKKYNLKSTLRVVGGWVRDKFLKISNDDIDITVDNMKGADFCNYIKEYIKEKENKNFNFGIIKINSDQSKHLETSSFNLFNFQVDIVNLRNEKYSEESRIPEIVIGTPEEDALRRDFTVNSLFYNLKDKKVEDYTKKGIFHLKNKIICTPLDPLSTFLDDPLRIIRCIRFCGSFDFFLEKSIFNVLKNEDIKNSFNKKISKSRLSSEIIKIFSEKCKNIVLCLTLLNYSSYSSMIFKLPLEYFIENQENFEKIKKSDKINKSTHCEDNSTNKKIHIDFYKTQKENINENDANNIIKNNTCDFIIQNNINDINKSNINGTIDINNNEKKYEEENWLFQGLNYVKFFKEIENNLIKEVFFDLQYKENLNYIHLCLFLLPLKNHFCYIKNSKTEYVVEYIIRESLKFPLKYSKFCVNMFEGFVHIYNLYKNIDILNFLKSSNDKKNNLHTTGDIVLFLKKLGERWNLILFIFYIFHKYNEVNKNHLTFIINDIYPSDFVKKLYQYILKFNLQNSYKIKPFLKWPDIKNNFPHISSNQINDIYEQIIRYMCIHGENEKGCIEFLKGHFKKYT from the coding sequence atgaattttttcttgttattttatttattattaataaaaattgtaaCTAGTATAAAAGGAAATATCTCATTTAAAGAGTACTTAAATAAagcaatatataaaaatgagattatgataaaaaaaaaaaaattttttaattgtgcAAAACAATTATTCTATATAAAAGagaaatatagaaataattataaatttaaaacgaaaaataaaaacattgtATATTATAACTatagtaaaattaaaatgtatgaaaatatttatttgaattatttaaaaaattacatagtagatgaaaaagaaataattccaaaaaaggaaaaagaagataaaagTAATGAAGAAAGATGTGACAATACAAAAGAGatagaaattttaataagTAAAACAATAagaaaagaagaagaagatttatttgaatttttaagcaatgttaataaaaaatataatttaaaaagtacATTAAGAGTAGTAGGTGGTTGGGTAAGAGAtaagtttttaaaaatttcaaacGACGATATTGATATAACAGTAGATAATATGAAAGGTGCTgatttttgtaattatattaaagaatatataaaagaaaaggaaaataaaaattttaattttggtattataaaaattaattcagaTCAATCAAAGCATTTAGAAACATCtagttttaatttatttaattttcaaGTAGATATAGTTAATttaagaaatgaaaaatatagtGAAGAAAGTAGAATTCCTGAAATTGTAATAGGAACACCTGAAGAAGACGCTTTAAGAAGAGACTTCACagttaattcattattttataatttaaaagacaAAAAGGTTGAAGATTATACGAAAAAAggaatttttcatttaaaaaataaaattatatgtacCCCATTAGATCCTCTGTCTACTTTTCTTGATGATCCTTTAAGAATTATTAGATGTATAAGATTTTGTGGATCTTTTGacttttttttagaaaagtctatttttaatgttttaaaaaatgaagatataaaaaattcttttaataaaaaaatttcgaAAAGTAGGCTTTCTtcagaaattataaaaatattttctgaaaaatgtaaaaatatagttCTATGTTTAACCTTACTAAACTATAGTTCTTACTCTTCTATGATATTTAAATTACCATTAGAATACTTTATTGAAAATCaagaaaattttgaaaaaataaaaaaaagcgataaaattaataaaagtacACATTGTGAAGATAATAgtacaaataaaaagattCATATCGATTTTTACAAAAcccaaaaagaaaatataaatgaaaatgatgcaaataatattattaaaaataatacatgtGATTTTATTAtccaaaataatataaatgatataaataaaagtaatataaatGGTACAATAGATATAaacaataatgaaaaaaaatatgaagaagaaaattgGCTTTTTCAAGGtttaaattatgtaaaattttttaaagaaatagaaaataatttaataaaagaagtattttttgatttacaatataaagaaaatttaaattacatACATTTGTGTTTGTTTTTATTACCattaaaaaatcatttttgctatataaaaaattcaaaaactGAATATGTAGTAGAATATATTATTCGTGAATCATTAAAATTTCcattaaaatattcaaaattttgTGTAAACATGTTCGAAGGTTTtgttcatatatataatttatacaaaaatattgatattcttaattttttaaaaagtagtaatgataaaaaaaataatttacataCCACAGGTGATATTgttttattcttaaaaaaattaggtGAAAGATGgaatttaattctttttattttttatatatttcataaatataatgaagtaaataaaaatcatttaacgtttattataaatgatatatatcCATCAGACtttgttaaaaaattatatcaatatattttgaaatttaaTTTACAAAACTCTTATAAAATCAAACCATTTCTAA
- a CDS encoding alpha/beta hydrolase fold domain containing protein, putative: protein MNNRSHKNEIKKKKEKKNGNKENENKKNMDKMSNEAVLQSRKMKYTFCFLGCLTICGLRNSIVRKMAFSPPSLKGYIIENNKFICNNIRSIEFYEAIKRNNIEIDFILIKKHLNKIASILIYRKPLNFNKQIILFSHGNSTDIGHICLFLLNLVLYNDINLLAYDYSGYGYSNKKPSEKNIYKNIKIVYKHLTKELKINPLNIIVYGHSIGTACSCYLISLKKVKVGGCILQSPLASGLRLLIPYENQKVPWFDVFKNVERLKKISLLPIFLMHGKKDKQVPFNHAVCLMNILKENFEKRNVKNNSLKNFEEKKNSENLSLINFWAIEDADHNDIEEKNTLVFYHKIKEFLLLCENYNKNK from the exons atgaataatcgttctcataaaaatgaaattaaaaaaaaaaaggaaaaaaaaaatggaaataaagaaaatgagaataaaaagaatatggATAAAATGAGTAATGAAGCGGTTTTACAATCCcgaaaaatgaaatatacaTTTTGCTTTCTTGGATGCTTGACCATATg TGGATTAAGGAATTCAATTGTAAGAAAAATGGCTTTTTCTCCACCATCATTGAAGGGATATATAATTgagaataataaatttatatgtaaTAATATTAGGAGTATTGAATTTTATGAAgcaataaaaagaaataatatagaaatagattttatattaataaaaaagcatttaaataaaatagcaagtatattaatttatagaaaaccattaaattttaataaacaaataattttattttctcatGGAAATAGCACAGATATTGGTCATATATgtctttttcttttgaatTTAGTTCtttataatgatataaatttattggCTTATGATTACAGTGGATATGGGTATAGTAACAAAAAACCaagtgaaaaaaatatatataaaaatataaaaatagtatatAAACATTTAACGAAAgagttaaaaataaatccCCTAAACATCATTGTATATGGGCATAGTATAGGTACAGCCTGTAGTTGTTATTTGAttagtttaaaaaaagtaaaagttGGAGGTTGTATTTTACAATCTCCTCTTGCTAGTGGATTAAGGTTATTAATTCCTTATGAAAACCAAAAAGTACCATGGTTTgatgtttttaaaaatgtagaGAGATTAAAAAAGATATCTCTTTTacctatttttttaatgcatGGAAAAAAAGATAAGCAAGTTCCTTTTAATCATGCGGTTTGCttaatgaatatattaaaggaaaattttgaaaaaagaaatgtcaaaaataattcattaaagaattttgaagaaaagaaaaattcagAAAATCTGtcattaattaatttttggGCTATTGAAGATGCAGATCATAAcgatatagaagaaaaaaatactttagttttttatcataaaataaaagaatttttactACTAtgtgaaaattataataaaaataaataa